In the genome of Chryseobacterium arthrosphaerae, one region contains:
- a CDS encoding TrmH family RNA methyltransferase — MLTAHTIKVLQSLDKKKFRQKYNLFLVEGNKIICELFNSNFKVKEILSTDPQKLDRTDIPVTHISENELKKISFLKTPKDSVAVCYLAEEKRMADKNIQLVLDGIQDPGNLGTIIRLADWFGIEQIICSEDTVDVYNPKVIQASMGSFTRVNVVYTDIVKYLSETENVNIGTDMEGENLYTFERPEKINLILGNEGNGMRPETEKLLQKCITIPRFGKSQSTESLNVSMAAGIILGQLFSK; from the coding sequence ATGCTTACAGCTCATACAATAAAAGTTTTACAATCTTTAGATAAAAAGAAGTTCAGACAAAAATACAATTTGTTTTTGGTTGAAGGTAATAAAATCATTTGTGAACTTTTCAATTCTAACTTTAAAGTTAAAGAAATATTATCAACCGATCCACAAAAATTGGACCGTACTGATATCCCCGTGACCCATATCTCTGAAAATGAGTTAAAAAAAATCAGTTTTCTTAAAACCCCTAAAGATTCTGTTGCCGTGTGTTATCTGGCAGAAGAAAAAAGGATGGCTGATAAAAACATACAGCTTGTTTTGGACGGAATCCAGGATCCGGGAAATCTGGGAACAATTATCCGTCTGGCAGACTGGTTCGGAATAGAACAGATCATCTGCAGTGAAGATACGGTAGACGTTTACAATCCGAAAGTCATCCAGGCCAGTATGGGATCTTTCACCAGGGTGAATGTGGTGTATACTGATATTGTGAAATATCTTTCTGAAACGGAAAATGTAAATATCGGGACGGATATGGAAGGGGAAAACCTCTATACATTTGAAAGACCTGAAAAAATCAACCTGATTTTAGGAAATGAAGGGAACGGAATGAGACCTGAGACAGAAAAGCTTCTGCAAAAATGCATCACCATTCCAAGGTTTGGAAAATCCCAGTCTACAGAAAGCCTGAATGTTTCAATGGCTGCAGGGATTATTTTAGGACAGTTGTTTTCAAAATAG
- a CDS encoding phosphoribosyl-ATP pyrophosphatase: protein MGRKYESIEELRRKKKLLQGEISDLENLLTFKNTKESLSAFTNGLSDQYLQEKVDEDGDEKVVLRKDVIARQLTSEVKDLLISKNTAVGLASSAFKGSNITDSLVKLGVTAIVGNYAKKNMKSSNWKKKLIGAALIYLAPIALKYVRKKMEVYQKNKSVSSMEQLI, encoded by the coding sequence ATGGGCAGAAAATACGAAAGCATAGAAGAATTAAGAAGAAAGAAAAAACTGCTCCAGGGTGAGATCAGTGATCTTGAAAACCTTCTTACCTTCAAAAATACAAAAGAAAGTTTAAGTGCCTTTACCAACGGACTGAGTGATCAGTATCTGCAGGAAAAAGTAGATGAAGACGGTGATGAAAAAGTAGTTCTGAGAAAAGATGTCATTGCCAGGCAGCTTACTTCAGAAGTAAAAGACCTGCTGATCAGTAAAAATACAGCTGTAGGACTTGCCAGTTCAGCGTTCAAAGGTTCCAATATCACAGACAGCCTTGTCAAACTTGGGGTAACAGCCATTGTAGGAAACTATGCCAAAAAGAATATGAAAAGCTCCAACTGGAAGAAAAAACTGATTGGTGCTGCCCTGATCTATCTTGCTCCCATTGCACTGAAATATGTCAGAAAGAAAATGGAAGTCTATCAGAAAAATAAAAGTGTCTCCAGTATGGAACAGCTTATTTAG
- a CDS encoding phage holin family protein, producing the protein MIETIKEYASKRIDLLKIEATEKSSLSAGLITYFVVLLVAFAFFIILFNFGIAFLIGKALDNYSYGFLIVAAFYALVMAFVVAFKTKIVNTVADQVIKFLNH; encoded by the coding sequence ATGATAGAAACTATTAAAGAATACGCCTCAAAGAGAATAGATCTTCTGAAAATAGAAGCTACAGAAAAGTCTTCTCTTTCTGCCGGGCTCATTACCTACTTTGTAGTACTGCTTGTTGCTTTTGCTTTTTTTATTATCCTTTTTAACTTTGGAATCGCTTTCCTTATCGGAAAAGCGCTGGATAATTATTCCTATGGATTCTTAATTGTTGCTGCATTTTATGCGCTGGTAATGGCGTTTGTTGTTGCCTTCAAAACAAAGATCGTGAATACTGTTGCAGATCAGGTTATTAAATTTTTAAATCACTAA
- a CDS encoding YtxH domain-containing protein → MSRKGNNTAGILAGLLAGAAAGVILGMLYAPEEGKETRKKIKTKANDLKDQAKNKYGEVSEKVKDQYSNISSTFKETANSVAHTVKDGYDKYKDQIVSKTADVVKDVEAELNDLKK, encoded by the coding sequence ATGTCTAGAAAAGGAAATAATACAGCAGGTATATTGGCAGGACTTCTTGCAGGTGCTGCGGCGGGTGTAATCTTAGGAATGCTTTACGCACCGGAAGAAGGAAAAGAAACCAGAAAAAAAATCAAAACAAAGGCCAATGATCTGAAAGACCAGGCTAAAAACAAATACGGTGAGGTTTCTGAAAAAGTAAAAGACCAATACAGCAATATTTCTTCTACTTTCAAAGAAACGGCAAACAGTGTGGCACATACTGTAAAAGACGGATATGACAAATACAAAGATCAGATCGTTTCTAAAACTGCAGACGTAGTAAAGGATGTAGAAGCGGAACTGAATGATCTTAAAAAATAA
- the cmk gene encoding (d)CMP kinase: MKKPVIAIDGYSSTGKSSISKIIADKLGLIHMDTGALYRGVTWYALQHCLNDNGEIDLNTLFSSFGRIHLEFKNNEGTLILFLNDTDISKEIRTNIVSDNVSLVAKQKEVRDFLLQSQRSLAEKGGVIMDGRDIGTVVLPNADYKFFLTASIDERTNRRFLELKGLGIEADKEQVKQNLIERDKIDSEREIAPLKQANDAIVIDNSELTKDETIELILSHIEKI; this comes from the coding sequence ATGAAAAAACCTGTAATAGCTATCGATGGGTACTCGTCTACCGGAAAAAGTTCTATTTCTAAAATCATTGCTGATAAACTAGGACTTATCCATATGGACACAGGAGCGCTTTACAGAGGTGTTACCTGGTATGCACTGCAGCACTGCCTGAATGATAACGGCGAAATTGACCTGAATACCTTATTCTCTTCTTTCGGACGGATTCATCTTGAATTCAAAAACAATGAAGGAACACTGATCCTTTTCCTGAATGATACCGATATCTCCAAAGAAATCCGTACCAATATCGTTTCTGACAACGTAAGCCTTGTCGCCAAACAGAAAGAAGTAAGAGACTTCCTCTTGCAGTCACAGCGTTCTTTGGCAGAAAAAGGCGGCGTTATTATGGACGGACGTGACATTGGGACAGTAGTTCTGCCAAATGCAGACTATAAATTCTTCCTTACTGCCAGTATTGATGAAAGAACCAACAGAAGATTCCTGGAATTAAAAGGACTGGGTATAGAGGCAGATAAAGAGCAGGTAAAGCAGAACCTTATTGAACGGGACAAAATCGACAGTGAGCGTGAAATAGCTCCATTGAAGCAGGCTAACGATGCTATTGTTATTGACAATTCTGAACTGACCAAAGACGAAACGATTGAGCTTATTTTATCTCACATCGAAAAGATTTAA
- the porQ gene encoding type IX secretion system protein PorQ yields MKKIIIFSLFLSGIVSYAQTGTNVYPFLNVPVSARQAALGGDAISIRDYDVSFAIANPALLNKDSDKQLSVNATAYLADSKYGTIAYAKDFENGHMATINARYMSYGSTPRTDESGFQDGEFKASDVAIGAGYAYQFEEDWTIGGGLNFVTSKIDNYTSSAISGTAGVTYHNKKNKEVLSLVLRNFGFQLKSFNGVRENLPFRIDLGYTKTIKNFPLAVTITAHDLQKFDISSEYNKDGQKVNAGRKIADHFSLGAELFPEKNFNIRLGYNVRRGNELAVADQRNFSGLSAGFGVKVSRFRIDYAHVRYHNSSNVNQIGISMDLSSHRGE; encoded by the coding sequence TTGAAGAAAATTATCATTTTTTCATTATTTCTATCAGGAATTGTTTCTTATGCACAAACAGGAACAAATGTTTATCCTTTCTTAAATGTACCTGTATCTGCAAGACAGGCTGCTTTGGGTGGAGATGCGATTTCGATAAGAGATTATGATGTTTCCTTTGCTATTGCAAACCCGGCCCTGTTAAATAAAGATTCAGACAAGCAGCTTTCTGTAAATGCCACGGCTTATCTTGCCGACTCAAAATACGGAACCATAGCGTATGCCAAAGATTTTGAGAATGGTCATATGGCGACCATCAATGCCCGGTATATGAGCTACGGAAGTACTCCGAGAACGGATGAGAGTGGTTTTCAGGACGGAGAATTCAAGGCTTCGGACGTTGCCATTGGTGCCGGCTATGCCTACCAGTTTGAAGAAGACTGGACGATTGGCGGAGGACTTAATTTCGTTACCTCAAAAATTGACAACTATACTTCTTCCGCTATTTCAGGAACTGCGGGGGTTACCTATCATAATAAAAAGAATAAGGAAGTACTTTCCCTGGTACTGAGAAATTTCGGTTTCCAGCTGAAATCATTCAACGGAGTAAGAGAAAACCTTCCGTTCAGAATTGACCTTGGATATACCAAAACGATCAAGAACTTCCCTCTTGCAGTTACCATTACAGCACACGACCTTCAGAAGTTTGATATTTCTTCAGAATATAATAAAGACGGGCAAAAGGTGAATGCAGGAAGAAAAATTGCAGACCATTTCTCATTAGGAGCTGAACTTTTCCCTGAAAAAAACTTCAACATCAGGCTTGGGTATAACGTAAGAAGAGGGAATGAGCTTGCCGTGGCAGATCAAAGAAACTTCTCCGGACTTTCTGCAGGATTTGGGGTGAAAGTATCCAGATTCCGTATCGATTATGCTCATGTAAGATATCACAACTCTTCGAACGTCAATCAGATAGGAATCTCCATGGACCTTTCCAGCCACAGAGGAGAATAA
- the pyrH gene encoding UMP kinase, translated as MKYKRILLKLSGEALMGNRQYGIDNERLQEYAAEIKKVVEKGCEVAIVIGGGNIFRGVAGAAKGMDRVQGDYMGMLATVINGMALQGALEDAGIKTRLQSAIEMDKVAEPFIKRRAVRHLEKGRVVIFGAGTGNPYFTTDTAATLRAIEIGADVILKGTRVDGIYDSDPEKNADAVKYNSLSFDEVFEKNLKVMDMTAFTLSHENKLPIIVFDMNKDGNLERIVDGENVGTLVDL; from the coding sequence ATGAAATATAAAAGAATCCTTCTGAAACTAAGTGGAGAGGCATTAATGGGGAACAGACAGTACGGTATTGACAACGAAAGACTGCAGGAATATGCTGCTGAGATCAAAAAAGTAGTTGAGAAAGGCTGTGAGGTAGCGATCGTCATTGGAGGAGGAAATATTTTCCGTGGAGTAGCCGGAGCTGCAAAAGGAATGGACAGAGTACAGGGGGACTATATGGGAATGCTTGCAACCGTGATCAACGGGATGGCATTACAGGGAGCGCTGGAAGATGCCGGAATCAAAACAAGACTTCAGTCTGCCATTGAAATGGATAAAGTAGCTGAACCTTTCATCAAAAGAAGAGCGGTAAGACACCTTGAAAAAGGAAGAGTAGTGATCTTCGGTGCAGGAACAGGAAACCCTTATTTTACAACAGATACCGCTGCTACACTGAGAGCCATCGAAATAGGAGCAGATGTGATCTTAAAAGGTACTAGAGTAGACGGAATCTATGACAGCGATCCTGAAAAGAATGCGGATGCTGTAAAATACAATTCATTATCTTTTGATGAAGTATTTGAGAAAAACCTAAAGGTAATGGATATGACTGCATTTACCCTGAGCCACGAAAACAAACTGCCGATCATTGTATTCGATATGAATAAAGATGGAAACCTGGAAAGAATTGTAGACGGCGAAAATGTAGGAACTTTAGTAGATTTGTAG
- a CDS encoding ETX/MTX2 family pore-forming toxin has product MNSLQQITDAWGKWYSQQHGTTCRFTASTDYSSQSFLDDYHQYQVSTTAQNIVYDDNSLPTNGSEIAFKTIYNNNTQAANQQSLIETATSTQSFEWSITEAVSIGVEISATEGVPAVASSTQKVTVNLSLSSTQKSTVTNTQSWSVNTILTIPPQSTIKADIVIGTQSYNINFTLSVMLNGYVAIWNNDKVNGHWLWFIPITQVFSDCIANNIIDTSGYDFVGGGISTTASGVFTGSQGISVGVNTTQYPLNSNTDAAKEPGFIDTPAVSKIVAMAGKE; this is encoded by the coding sequence ATGAACTCATTACAACAAATCACAGATGCCTGGGGTAAATGGTACTCCCAGCAGCATGGTACTACCTGCAGATTTACTGCAAGTACAGATTATTCAAGTCAAAGTTTTCTTGATGACTATCATCAGTATCAGGTAAGCACAACGGCTCAGAACATTGTCTATGATGACAATTCGCTTCCTACCAACGGTTCAGAAATTGCTTTCAAAACTATTTATAACAACAATACACAGGCTGCTAATCAGCAAAGCCTTATAGAAACAGCAACATCAACCCAATCATTTGAATGGTCCATCACAGAAGCAGTTTCAATTGGTGTTGAAATATCAGCTACTGAAGGAGTCCCTGCCGTTGCCTCCAGTACGCAAAAAGTAACCGTTAACCTGTCGCTTTCCTCAACCCAGAAGAGCACCGTTACCAATACCCAGTCATGGTCCGTGAATACTATATTAACTATCCCTCCGCAAAGTACAATAAAAGCGGATATCGTAATCGGCACTCAAAGTTACAACATCAATTTTACACTATCTGTGATGCTGAACGGATATGTAGCGATCTGGAATAATGACAAAGTGAATGGCCACTGGCTGTGGTTTATTCCTATTACCCAGGTTTTTTCAGATTGTATAGCGAATAATATTATTGATACTTCAGGATACGATTTTGTAGGCGGAGGAATTTCAACAACGGCCAGCGGTGTTTTTACAGGAAGCCAGGGTATCAGTGTGGGTGTCAACACTACTCAATATCCTTTAAACAGCAATACTGATGCTGCAAAAGAGCCCGGTTTTATTGATACTCCTGCAGTTAGCAAAATAGTCGCTATGGCAGGTAAAGAGTAA
- a CDS encoding lipase family protein, translating into MTNPSLDAYQQVFSLACLANRAGDYNGTGSELQQQLQYDLSYYLNNVPPVSVMRQQSPSIANSSVTSQLGSWNLVWGPALIEETDENGHPTGVADNALYVAQCDNVAFPGGPSLPVYVVAIAATNPASLYDWETEDFSVSQVVNWTTYAPSDFTTSDYNRDFPYISKGTATGTGILLSLISPDTAASPNTSLQQFLADLKLTQETAIIFCGHSLAGALSPTLALYLKEQNQLEAFNTTLVYPTAGPTPGDVNFAGLFNAAFPSLPAGWDPQPGDYQNWNTMHWNTLDVVPHAWQESTLKLIADLYGQSPDSYTADILTALQDFAIIDSLRSGAPYTMIRNQSLPGTLQHSGPLGNINVPPQSLPDYFSQLSLQHVEIYSGLPGLPGLILNSPLPEPPPPVQLVPGVVKVPKDEMIINIINQIKEWIQSHIHVTNQQPVKTEADE; encoded by the coding sequence ATGACAAATCCATCTTTAGACGCCTATCAGCAGGTTTTTAGCCTTGCATGTCTGGCCAACCGCGCCGGAGATTACAACGGCACCGGCAGTGAACTGCAACAACAGCTTCAATATGATCTGTCTTATTACCTGAACAACGTCCCCCCGGTTTCAGTAATGAGACAGCAAAGCCCGTCCATTGCCAATTCATCCGTTACTTCACAACTGGGCAGCTGGAACCTGGTCTGGGGTCCGGCCCTTATTGAAGAAACTGATGAAAATGGTCACCCAACAGGAGTTGCAGACAATGCATTATATGTAGCACAGTGTGATAATGTGGCCTTTCCCGGAGGACCATCATTGCCTGTTTATGTAGTAGCAATAGCAGCAACCAATCCTGCGTCGCTTTACGATTGGGAAACAGAGGATTTTTCCGTATCGCAGGTGGTCAACTGGACTACTTATGCCCCTTCAGATTTTACAACCTCAGATTATAACAGGGATTTCCCGTACATATCAAAAGGAACAGCCACAGGAACAGGGATTCTTCTCAGCCTTATAAGCCCGGATACAGCAGCGTCGCCTAACACTTCACTTCAACAGTTCCTGGCAGATTTAAAACTCACTCAGGAAACTGCAATTATCTTTTGTGGCCACAGTCTTGCCGGAGCTTTATCTCCTACCCTTGCCCTCTATCTGAAAGAGCAGAATCAGCTGGAAGCATTTAATACTACCCTGGTATATCCTACCGCCGGACCTACTCCGGGAGATGTCAATTTTGCCGGTTTATTCAATGCTGCATTTCCATCATTGCCAGCCGGATGGGATCCGCAGCCGGGCGATTACCAGAACTGGAATACCATGCACTGGAATACCCTGGATGTAGTTCCCCATGCGTGGCAGGAATCTACCCTGAAACTGATTGCCGATTTATATGGTCAATCACCTGACTCTTATACCGCCGATATCCTGACTGCGCTACAGGATTTTGCAATCATTGATTCGCTAAGATCAGGTGCCCCCTATACCATGATCAGAAATCAGTCATTGCCCGGTACACTTCAGCATTCCGGACCTTTGGGCAACATCAATGTTCCTCCTCAATCTTTACCGGATTACTTCAGCCAGCTCAGCTTACAACATGTAGAAATCTACTCCGGTCTTCCAGGTCTTCCCGGCCTTATTCTCAACAGTCCATTACCCGAACCGCCACCTCCGGTCCAACTCGTTCCGGGAGTCGTTAAAGTACCCAAAGACGAAATGATCATCAATATCATCAATCAGATCAAGGAATGGATTCAGTCTCATATTCATGTAACAAACCAGCAACCGGTAAAAACCGAAGCGGATGAATAA
- a CDS encoding alpha/beta fold hydrolase, whose product MKLILKTFKFTGKLIVGILILLVFLGLCYKLFSPKTVPPGKLVNVNGTNIHVRVEGEKKSLPTVIIEAGAHSNTDMLHWVAEGLKNNTRVIRYDRDGKWFSESSNKDTVSPEFYARQLHELLQKTGEKPPYILVGHSMGGPYSRIFRDLYPNEVEGMVFIDSSHPEQWKRLAQKELVPAGQARLLKIGSILADLGIWGVYNKIISKPTYQGDGLPQEVYSRSQSLTYSSGDVFRMFLRENQLTNDVLARAGQSKGLDSLPLLVFTATEQYKQSQKDRYRKEGIDPEKQVQLWFEMQKELKELSSNGKQIVMNASHGSIITNKANADAVNKEILLFAENIGKKD is encoded by the coding sequence ATGAAATTAATTTTAAAAACCTTTAAGTTTACAGGTAAACTTATTGTGGGAATTCTGATATTATTAGTGTTCCTGGGTCTGTGTTACAAACTATTCAGCCCCAAAACAGTTCCACCAGGTAAATTGGTGAATGTTAACGGAACCAATATTCATGTAAGGGTAGAAGGTGAAAAGAAATCTTTGCCTACAGTTATTATTGAAGCCGGTGCGCACAGCAATACAGATATGCTGCATTGGGTAGCAGAAGGTTTGAAAAATAACACCAGAGTTATTCGCTATGATAGAGATGGAAAATGGTTTAGTGAATCAAGTAATAAAGATACTGTATCTCCTGAATTTTATGCCCGTCAGCTTCATGAATTATTACAAAAAACTGGCGAAAAGCCACCTTATATCCTGGTGGGGCATTCTATGGGAGGTCCTTACAGCAGAATCTTCAGAGACCTCTATCCCAATGAAGTAGAAGGAATGGTTTTCATAGACTCAAGTCATCCCGAGCAATGGAAGCGATTGGCACAGAAAGAATTGGTTCCTGCCGGCCAGGCCAGGCTGCTAAAAATCGGATCTATACTTGCGGATTTAGGTATTTGGGGTGTTTATAATAAAATAATCAGTAAGCCAACTTATCAGGGTGATGGTTTACCGCAGGAAGTCTACAGCCGTTCACAATCGCTGACGTATAGTTCCGGGGATGTTTTCCGTATGTTTTTAAGAGAGAATCAATTAACTAATGATGTACTGGCTCGGGCAGGTCAGTCAAAAGGGTTAGATTCATTGCCTCTCCTGGTATTCACTGCTACAGAACAGTATAAGCAGTCCCAGAAAGACAGATACAGAAAAGAGGGAATTGATCCTGAAAAACAGGTTCAATTATGGTTTGAGATGCAAAAAGAACTTAAAGAACTCTCTTCTAATGGAAAACAGATTGTAATGAATGCAAGCCATGGCAGTATCATTACGAATAAAGCCAATGCTGATGCAGTAAATAAAGAGATTCTTTTATTTGCTGAAAATATAGGAAAGAAAGATTAG
- the frr gene encoding ribosome recycling factor: protein MEELDLILESVKQDMDAAVKHLDHAFQRIRAGRASTAMVQDVMVEYYGAMTPINQVANVSVPDAMTISIQPWDRTAINAIEKAIINSNLGFAPSNNGENIILNVPPLTEERRKELAKQAKVEAEQTKVTVRNARQDGLKELKKLDGVSEDIVKGVEEEIQNYTDKYVKLCDEHLKTKEAEIMKV from the coding sequence ATGGAAGAATTAGATCTTATATTAGAATCTGTAAAGCAGGACATGGATGCAGCTGTAAAGCATTTGGATCACGCATTTCAAAGAATTAGAGCAGGACGTGCTTCTACAGCGATGGTTCAGGATGTGATGGTAGAATACTATGGAGCGATGACTCCTATCAACCAGGTTGCCAATGTTTCTGTTCCGGATGCAATGACCATCTCTATTCAACCTTGGGACAGAACTGCAATCAACGCTATTGAAAAAGCGATTATCAACTCAAACTTAGGTTTTGCTCCTTCTAATAACGGGGAAAATATTATCCTTAATGTTCCGCCTTTAACTGAGGAAAGAAGAAAAGAACTGGCAAAGCAGGCTAAAGTGGAGGCTGAGCAGACTAAAGTGACGGTAAGAAACGCAAGACAGGACGGTTTGAAAGAACTTAAAAAGCTTGACGGGGTTTCTGAAGATATTGTAAAAGGAGTGGAAGAAGAGATTCAGAACTATACTGATAAATATGTAAAACTTTGCGACGAGCATCTTAAGACTAAAGAAGCTGAAATTATGAAAGTATAA
- a CDS encoding 3-oxoacyl-ACP synthase III family protein: MMTKIIGVGNYIPSETITNLFFDKHIFLNEEGVLLKENNASITDKLKKITGIEERRYAHSTEVTSDLGFIAARSAIENAGIDPESLDYIIFAHNFGDVRFGTVQSDMVPSLAARVKHLLGIRNNFCVAYDVLFGCPGWIEGVIQANAFIKSGIAKRCLVIGAETLSRVVDIHDRDSMIYADGAGAAVLQVNNEDEAGIKSHLSASYTLNEKDYLYFGKSYNNERCPDTRYIKMDGRKIYEFALLNVPAAMKKCFDSSGYSIDQLNKIIIHQANEKMDEAIVNRFYQLYGVPVPENIMPMVIQKLGNSSVATIPSLLTMILKGELEHHEIRKNDVVLFASVGAGMNINAFVYQF, encoded by the coding sequence ATGATGACTAAGATTATTGGTGTAGGCAACTACATCCCTTCAGAAACAATTACCAATTTATTTTTTGATAAACATATTTTCCTGAATGAAGAAGGTGTATTATTAAAAGAAAATAATGCTTCTATTACGGATAAATTAAAAAAAATAACCGGTATTGAAGAAAGAAGATATGCACACAGTACAGAGGTTACTTCAGACCTTGGGTTCATTGCGGCCCGTTCTGCCATTGAGAATGCAGGAATAGATCCTGAAAGCTTAGACTATATAATATTTGCCCATAACTTTGGAGATGTCCGGTTTGGAACCGTACAGTCTGATATGGTGCCCAGTCTTGCGGCCAGGGTAAAGCATTTGCTGGGAATCAGAAATAATTTTTGTGTTGCCTACGATGTGTTGTTCGGATGCCCGGGCTGGATTGAAGGAGTAATACAGGCCAATGCATTTATTAAGTCGGGGATTGCAAAAAGATGCCTGGTCATTGGTGCCGAAACCCTTTCCCGGGTAGTGGATATTCATGACAGGGACAGTATGATCTATGCTGATGGAGCAGGAGCAGCAGTACTGCAAGTGAATAATGAGGATGAAGCAGGTATAAAATCCCATCTCTCTGCTTCATATACCCTCAATGAAAAAGATTACCTGTATTTCGGAAAATCATATAACAATGAAAGATGCCCTGATACCAGATATATCAAAATGGATGGCAGGAAAATATATGAGTTTGCCCTGCTGAATGTTCCTGCAGCCATGAAAAAGTGCTTTGACAGCAGTGGATATTCCATCGATCAGCTGAATAAGATCATCATTCACCAGGCCAATGAAAAAATGGATGAAGCCATCGTCAACCGGTTTTATCAGTTGTATGGAGTCCCGGTTCCTGAAAATATCATGCCTATGGTGATTCAGAAGCTTGGGAACAGCAGTGTAGCAACCATTCCGTCTTTACTCACAATGATTTTAAAAGGAGAACTGGAACATCATGAGATCAGAAAAAATGATGTGGTTTTATTTGCTTCTGTAGGAGCCGGAATGAATATCAATGCATTTGTGTATCAGTTTTAA
- a CDS encoding LptF/LptG family permease: MLKILDRYIIKTFFGPFFFIFSVLFFIFIVNIIWVQLGQFMGKGLSYWQILKLLFYLGVSVVSMVLPLTILLASIMSFGEFGERYELAAMKAAGISLTRVMTPLLGVATGLAIILYFFSNNISPDFQKKAKNMLFNIAQTKPALNFTPGQFIDQIPSYMVKFDKIYGDNGENIDGVFIHKKANTYENQQSIVAEKGKFVPAANKNFLKLVLYNGYVFEDTYAGKGDNVRQKQPDQAIKFDTLVSHFDISEIINKAIEKEQITDDYRFQSYNQVNETIARSKKENQQFFDNVGSEVLNQTNSVISYMDKGNKHKVAPKAQIKLDTVKGDKKLEMIYYSYNRLDNLKSTLESKKNEVNNNVKYFSKIVIYQQRIISYSVTCIIFFLIGASLGSIIRKGGMGLPVIIAIVIFIIFYVMNVGVENMSWSGKMNPYLAAWLPNFILFPFGIWMTYKALTDSQLFDAEKYKAFFKPVTRLFVKDKEHKRYQ; the protein is encoded by the coding sequence ATGTTAAAAATACTAGACCGATATATCATAAAAACCTTCTTTGGACCGTTTTTCTTTATATTCAGCGTATTGTTTTTCATCTTTATTGTAAACATTATCTGGGTTCAGCTGGGGCAATTTATGGGTAAAGGATTAAGCTACTGGCAGATCCTTAAACTTCTTTTCTATCTTGGTGTAAGTGTTGTCAGTATGGTACTGCCGCTTACCATTCTTCTGGCAAGCATCATGTCCTTCGGGGAATTTGGTGAAAGATACGAGCTGGCAGCCATGAAAGCAGCAGGAATTTCACTGACAAGGGTAATGACACCACTGCTGGGAGTAGCAACCGGTCTCGCCATTATCCTCTATTTTTTCTCGAATAATATCAGTCCGGATTTTCAGAAGAAGGCCAAGAATATGCTTTTCAATATTGCACAGACCAAACCTGCACTTAACTTTACTCCCGGACAGTTCATTGATCAGATTCCAAGCTATATGGTAAAGTTTGACAAGATCTATGGTGATAACGGAGAAAATATTGACGGGGTTTTTATTCACAAAAAAGCAAACACATACGAAAACCAGCAGTCTATTGTTGCGGAAAAGGGAAAATTTGTTCCCGCAGCCAATAAGAACTTCCTGAAGCTTGTTCTGTACAACGGGTATGTATTTGAAGATACCTATGCAGGGAAAGGAGATAATGTAAGGCAGAAACAGCCGGATCAGGCTATTAAATTTGACACCCTGGTTTCTCACTTTGACATCAGTGAGATCATCAATAAAGCCATCGAAAAAGAGCAGATTACGGATGACTACCGTTTCCAGAGCTATAATCAGGTCAACGAAACGATTGCCAGAAGTAAAAAAGAAAACCAGCAGTTCTTTGATAACGTAGGTTCTGAGGTTCTGAACCAGACCAATTCTGTAATCAGCTACATGGATAAAGGGAATAAACATAAGGTGGCCCCAAAAGCCCAGATCAAATTAGATACGGTAAAGGGCGATAAAAAGCTGGAAATGATCTATTACTCCTACAACAGGCTGGACAACCTGAAATCTACCCTGGAATCTAAAAAGAATGAAGTCAACAATAATGTAAAATATTTCAGCAAGATTGTAATTTACCAGCAGAGAATTATTTCCTATTCTGTAACCTGTATCATCTTTTTCCTGATCGGAGCCAGTTTGGGATCTATTATCAGAAAAGGAGGTATGGGACTTCCTGTGATCATAGCCATTGTTATTTTCATCATTTTTTATGTAATGAACGTGGGAGTGGAAAACATGTCATGGAGCGGAAAAATGAATCCTTATCTGGCTGCATGGCTTCCGAATTTCATTCTCTTTCCTTTTGGAATATGGATGACTTATAAAGCACTTACTGATTCGCAGTTATTTGATGCGGAAAAATACAAAGCATTCTTTAAGCCGGTTACCAGGCTATTTGTTAAGGATAAAGAGCATAAAAGATATCAGTAA